The following coding sequences are from one Capsicum annuum cultivar UCD-10X-F1 chromosome 3, UCD10Xv1.1, whole genome shotgun sequence window:
- the LOC107864663 gene encoding GDP-mannose 3,5-epimerase 2 translates to MGTSVETKYGEYTYENLEREPYWPSEKLRISITGAGGFIASHIARRLKTEGHYIIASDWKKNEHMSEDMFCHEFHLVDLRVMDNCLKVTKGVDHVFNLAADMGGMGFIQSNHSVIMYNNTMISFNMMEASRINGIKRFFYASSACIYPEFKQLETNVSLKESDAWPAEPQDAYGLEKLATEELCKHYNKDFGIECRIGRFHNIYGPFGTWKGGREKAPAAFCRKALTSTDKFEMWGDGKQTRSFTFIDECVEGVLRLTKSDFREPVNIGSDEMVSMNEMAEIVLGFDGKNLPIHHIPGPEGVRGRNSDNTLIKERLGWAPTMKLKDGLRITYFWIKEQIEKEKVQGSDVSAYGSSKVVGTQAPVELGSLRAADGKE, encoded by the exons ATGGGAACTTCTGTTGAAACTAAGTACGGGGAATACACATATGAAAACCTTGAGCGGGAACCTTACTGGCCTTCAGAAAAGCTTCGGATATCTATTACAGGAGCTGGTGGATTCATTGCCTCACACATTGCAAGGCGTCTGAAGACCGAGGGGCATTACATTATTGCTTCTGACTGGAAGAAGAATGAGCACATGTCTGAGGACATGTTTTGTCATGAGTTCCATCTTGTTGATCTCAGGGTTATGGATAACTGTTTAAAAGTCACAAAAGGAGTTGATCACGTGTTCAATCTTGCTGCCGATATGGGAGGTATGGGCTTCATTCAGTCTAACCACTCGGTGATCATGTATAACAATACTATGATCAGCTTTAACATGATGGAGGCTTCAAGAATAAATGGTATTAAGAG GTTCTTTTATGCATCCAGTGCTTGCATTTACCCTGAATTTAAGCAGTTGGAAACTAACGTGAGCTTAAAGGAGTCTGATGCTTGGCCTGCAGAG CCTCAAGATGCTTATGGCTTAGAAAAGCTAGCAACAGAGGAGCTATGTAAGCACTACAACAAGGACTTCGGAATTGAATGTCGCATTGGACGTTTCCATAACATTTATGGCCCATTTGGAACATGGAAAG GTGGACGCGAGAAAGCTCCAGCAGCTTTTTGTAGAAAAGCCCTCACTTCCACTGACAAATTCGAGATGTGGGGAGATGGAAAGCAAACTCGATCTTTCACCTTCATTGATGAGTGTGTTGAAGGTGTTCTGAG GTTAACGAAATCAGACTTTAGAGAGCCTGTGAACATCGGAAGTGATGAGATGGTAAGCATGAATGAGATGGCAGAGATAGTCCTCGGCTTTGATGGCAAGAACCTTCCTATCCATCACATCCCGGGACCAGAAGGTGTGCGTGGTCGAAACTCTGACAACACACTCATAAAAGAAAGGCTTGGGTGGGCTCCTACGATGAAGTTGAAG GATGGGTTGAGAATTACATATTTCTGGATCAAGGAACAAATTGAGAAAGAGAAAGTGCAGGGTTCCGATGTGTCCGCTTATGGGTCATCCAAAGTTGTGGGAACACAAGCTCCGGTTGAATTGGGCTCCCTGCGTGCTGCCGATGGCAAAGAGTGA